Genomic DNA from Fimbriimonadia bacterium:
TTTGGCCTCGTGAACGGCGTGGCGTTCGACGACGGACGCCCGCTGAACGACTCCTTGATCACTTATGAGCTGCAGTTCGTACCCGAGCCCGCAACTTGGCTAGCTGTCCTGGCTGGCGTGGGCTTCTTTGCCACGAGGCGGCGGGCCAAGCCGTAAGTCGCGGCTCTCCGCAAGGACCCGGCAAGTTGGGGGGCCAAGAAGTCCCGCAACCTTGCCGACAAGACCGAGATAGGGGGAAACGAAATGTCAGATAAGAAGGGCTTTACACTGATCGAATTGCTGGTGGTGATTGCCATCATCGCCATTCTGGCGGCGATCCTGTTCCCGGTTTTCACACGAGTGCGGCAACAGGCCAACAAGACCACCTGCTCCAGCAACATGCGACAGATGGGCTTGGCCGTCGGGATGTACGCTAACGACTGGACCGACCGATTCCCGCTGGACAGCCACACTGGATCCAACGCCTCGTGGATCTGGGTTGCCAGTCTGGAGCCCTACGTGAAGTCCAAGCGACTCCTGTATCGCTGCCCCAGCGATCCTAGCACCAACTGGAACAAGCCCCTCGAAGGCTTCCTGTTGACGCGCAAGACGTCGTACGGCACGAACTTCTGGATGCTGCCTCTGCAGTTCTGCGACGAGCTGCCTAGCATCTGCGGTCGTAACACGCTACGCTCCATCCGCATGCCTGCGGGGACGATATACATCGCGGAGACCAAGGAGTACGGCACGTCGGACCACTTTCACCCGCCTTGGTGGTACTGGCCCAACGACAGTGGCACCTACATCGAGCCGGAGAAGGAATTGGCGATGACATGGCACACCGGCGGCACGAACTACACCTTCGTGGACGGACACGCCAAGTGGTACCGCTTCTCGCAAGTGTGGAGCGGCGATGGAAGGATAGACCTCTTCGATCCACGAAGGGAGTAGGGAGCGACACCTTCTATGGCGAGAATGCCCGCTCCGGGCTGCCGAGCCTGTCTACGCATGACGGTGGCAGTGGAGGTGTCAGGGCAGACCTTGGTGACGTGCGCAAGTAGATGGCAACTGCACCTCCATTCGATAGCGTGCGAGGCCCGTCATGCCGAGCCCGTCGAAGCATGACGGTGGCAGTGGAGGTGTCAGGGCAGACCTTGGTGACGTGCGCAAGTAGATGGCAACTGCACCTCCATTCGATAGCGTGCGAGGCCTGTCATGCTGAGCCCGTCGAAGCATGACATCTCACACCGCATGTTCTGGGGCCCTGATACGACGCCGGCAGCAATCACCCCAGGATCGACAGGCTCAGCATAACGGGCTCGCGCCCTTGGCATCGTTCTTCAGCGTGAAGTCCAGCTTGGCCGCAATCGCATTCGCCGCATCGCCCGAGGAGATCGGCTCAACGCGCTTGATGCCGCCCTCGGTAATCCAACCCTTAGGAATCAGCATCGTCCAAGCCGACTCGTTCGGCTCTGTGAGCTTCGCGAACCTATAGACATCGTTGCCCACAGGGGACTTTGTGGGCTGCGCAAACGTGCACAGCGGCAGAAGTACGAGCGCAGATGCGAACAACACGCGACACTGCATGGCGCACCTTCCTTTCGGGCACGAGGCCCAGGTCACTATACCAAACGTCCTCGCCCGCTCGTTTTGCCTGGCTAAGTACCCATCACAGTGACGCTGTTGGTTGCCATCCATCACGCGGCGCGCAAACAGCCGGCACAACCAGATGCCTTGCCCCTGCGCTTCAGGAACGATAACGCTGCCAAGCCGAGTGGCACCACAATCGCCGAAGGCTCCGGCACCGGCGTGCTCAGCCAGATGTCATAGCTCCACTCGTAAACCGGGTCCGGACGCAGGTGCCACCACAGCACGTGACCTCCGTCGCCGATGGCCAGTGCGCCCGTGGAGACGAGACCGCTGCCCAGTGCGTCACGCGATAGATTGAAGTCGTCGTAGAACACCCACTGGCTGCCGCCAATGGAAGGAGCAAAGCCCGTCCACGCAGCGTGGCCGGATGCGTTCAGCCCGGTGATACCACCGAACTGCGCATCCGTTCCTCCCATAGCAGCGGTTGTCAGGTCACGATCATTGAGGTACAGCTTGTGCATCGCCTCTACCGCTGCCGACCAGAGCACGTCTCCGCTGTCAGACACGTGAAGTCCGTCCACCTGAACGTAGCCAACGATGGGTTTGGAGACGTTGCGCTCGTCCAACATCACGCTGGACTTGCCTGCGCCCTCCGATCCCAGCCACAGCACCTGCCCATGCAAGTTGATCTCTCGAGCGATTGCCTCGGCGCCGGACCCCAACGAGTGCGCGGTGACGTCCACTCCATCTAAGAACACGTGGGTCCTTCCTCTCGTCAGCGACCCCTTGCCGACAACCACAGTGCGCCCGTTGTCGTAGCGGTGACCGCTGCCACCACGGGCATCGCCCAGAAGGGGTTTGGTCAGGTTCGCTCCGTCCACGAATCCATCCCAGTAGCCGTCGGTGCTTGGGCCTCGGCCGACCCATGCAACGAGGCCTCCTGCGGTCGGCGCCCCAACGAACGACGCGATGCCCGTGGGTCCTAGAACTGGAGTCGTGAGGTCGTCTCCGCTGACGACGGCAACCGTCCTGCCATCTTTGGTCCCCAGGTAGGTGAAGCGATCACCAAGGCCGCGCTGAGGGACCAAGTAGTCCACCACATCATATCCATTGGATGCTCCCATGCTCGCGGTACCTACATATAAGTCTCGGTAGGTAGCGAAGTAGCAGAGCCAAATCGGGCGGCCGTCGTCTGTGATCCCAAAGTGCCTAGCGGGCCGTTCTGGATGAAGCTGCGAGCTGTAATCCACCCCGTTCACGAAGACTCGAGTCATGCCCGGAGTGAATGCTCCGGTGTACACCGATTCACCCCTGGAACTCACCATCGGGTTGGGCGAGCCCGCTCCCTGCACGAGAATCGGCAGGCCGGACTGGAGCATCTCGTGCCTCCACTCCACTTGCGCCAGAGCACTCGCTGCGCTTAGCATTGAGACTGCGAGAAACGGAAGCCTACTCACTTCGCCACCTCATCTCCTCGGAACTGCCAAAGGATCCCGTGGCGCGTCAGAGTGCGATGTCCGCCTACGTACACGTCGCCGTTGGAGTCGACGCACATCTGCGGCCTTTCCGTGCGGTGCATAGGAGGAGTAAGCGTCCAGCGCATCGCCCCCTGCGGCGAAGCGGAGTACAACACAGGTGCCTCGGAGAGTATGTACACCGCTCGCGCTAACCCGGTCCCGGGCTCCGCTGCGCAAGCTCCCACCGCGTCGAACCTCGACCATGAGTTTGCGACTTCCTCAGCGCGGCCATATGTGTAGCCTGCCTGACTAATCTCGTGTACCCTCACAAACCTGGGAGGGTATCCGCCGGCCACCTCTTGGGTCCCGAAGTAGACGTTGTTCACGACCTCCTGGCCGCTCATCATCTTGTCCAAGAACGGGCCACCCTCGATTGGGCCCAGCGGAGCTTCACCAAGAGCAGTATGTACGGTTCTTATGCACCGCTGCGCCATATGATCGGGGTGATACCACTTGGATACGGGGTACCAGTCGCCTGATTGCGGCGGAATCTCTTCTTCTGTCACCGCGTGCAGTTGGTTGCCACCGGTGCTTACGCGAAACGTGCTCAAGAAGACCGTGCCGCTATCGGCCACTACCGGCTCACACCAGATGGGCCAGTGCCAATACGACTCGATGTCGGTGTTCCTGTAATAGTGCGGCGATACCCATGCAGGCTGGCCGCCAAGCGACAGCTTGAACAGGCGATTTCGGGAATCGCCCACGTAGATGAAACCCGCGTCGTCCAGCGCGACACCCGTGGTAACCATTACGTCGCGACCTGGCGGCCCGGCGG
This window encodes:
- a CDS encoding prepilin-type N-terminal cleavage/methylation domain-containing protein, with amino-acid sequence MSDKKGFTLIELLVVIAIIAILAAILFPVFTRVRQQANKTTCSSNMRQMGLAVGMYANDWTDRFPLDSHTGSNASWIWVASLEPYVKSKRLLYRCPSDPSTNWNKPLEGFLLTRKTSYGTNFWMLPLQFCDELPSICGRNTLRSIRMPAGTIYIAETKEYGTSDHFHPPWWYWPNDSGTYIEPEKELAMTWHTGGTNYTFVDGHAKWYRFSQVWSGDGRIDLFDPRRE
- a CDS encoding PQQ-like beta-propeller repeat protein codes for the protein MMGHDARHTGRSVAQASPGEPRINNIYFPCETHLPYDENENCELFSGVAIGPDGRLFFGTNGGRLVCLDKATLTRLWSYPASNQPPLQGGVWCTPALGVGYGPGTGDGAGEGDSVPSPLYRVYVTTDEGWLHAFTNFGQLVWSLRLGDDAQGSPVIGADGTLYATHTDFTTPRSAAVVAVSFDGAIRWRYWLSPDTAGPPGRDVMVTTGVALDDAGFIYVGDSRNRLFKLSLGGQPAWVSPHYYRNTDIESYWHWPIWCEPVVADSGTVFLSTFRVSTGGNQLHAVTEEEIPPQSGDWYPVSKWYHPDHMAQRCIRTVHTALGEAPLGPIEGGPFLDKMMSGQEVVNNVYFGTQEVAGGYPPRFVRVHEISQAGYTYGRAEEVANSWSRFDAVGACAAEPGTGLARAVYILSEAPVLYSASPQGAMRWTLTPPMHRTERPQMCVDSNGDVYVGGHRTLTRHGILWQFRGDEVAK